DNA from Bacillus sp. Marseille-P3661:
TTTACGTATATTGGGCGGGTAGCTGTATATGCTGTAACAGGTTTGTACTGCATTTGTCTTCCTTCTCGTACAGCTATTTGATTCGGTATGAATAGCGTTTGACCAACATATAACATCGGACTTACAAGCTTATTTAGAGAAACAATGCTTTCTATAGTAGTATTAAACTTCTTTGCTATGAAATATAAATGATCACCGGGTTGAACAATATAAACATTAGTACGACTTGTTTTCATAATGCACCCCTTCATTTTTGAACATTATATTTCACGGGGACGGTTCTCGTGATTATTACTCGATAATAAGAGTGAAGAAACTTACACCAAACTCGGAAATAGAATACGAGAATTACGAATAATAAAGTTAGTCATGAAGAATTAGACTACAAGCCTTATTACTTCACGAGACGTTACCTGTCTTTTTCTTCATTTCCCCGGAAAGCGCAGAAACCGACAACCTCTCGCGAATAAAGTAGAAATTTATACTACAAAATGGTTCCCGCTACTCAGTACACTACCGCTTTAACGTACCGGGAGACAGGAACCAAATTTATATTTTTACCACCACGGATAAGGATAAGGATATGGGTATGGTGGATATGGGTATGGAGGATACGGATAATAATATGGTCTTGGAGTTAATAGTGCTCCTGCGGCTAAACCAGTTAAAAACGGAAATCCAAACCCAAAAGGTCTACCTATTCCAAAGCCTGGTCGACCAAAACCTAAACCTGGAAAAAAACCTAAACCGGACCCGAGTCCGCCTAATCCAAATCTTTCGTCAGTTGAATGATATGGATTATGATTTTTATAATAAATAGAATGCACTTTAATCAGCCTCGTTTCATTTTTAAATGCAAGTGAACGATTGAATTTTGCATAAGCTTATTCAAGTATTAATCCATTGTCATTCGTCTAAATAAGTTATTGATTCAAATGGTACCGAATAAAATAACGCCATGTCCATATATACTTTTCTAATATCCTTATTCGTCTGCTTATACAAAATATCACTTCTCGAATTTTTCAATACATCTTATTCATTAGTTATTAGTCTATAGACTTGTACTTCAAAAATTGTGTGTTTACCTATACAGAAATAAAATGGTCTCACGGGGACGGTTCTCGTGATTCTTACAGGATAATAAGAGTGAACAAACTGACTGTTGCCCGGAAATAGAATACTAGAATTACAAAATATGTAGTTAACTAGAAAGAATTAGCCTTTCATGTCTCTATTGTCCTATATTTCGAAAAAGTACAATTTGTGCAGACCCTGCACCTTTCCTTTATTTTATTATGAACTACGAAATAATTCCTAACGTAATCCTAAGTAAACTACCGCTTGAACGCACCGATGGTGCAAAAACCATCTTTATGGATAAGCCCAAAGTTATTTTGTACATAATAAAAATGTTAAACAGAAATTAAAGGGGGAAATGTAAATGCAACAAGCTCAACAAGCTAAAGATAATTTCGGTTCTATTATGAAACCAGGTTTCGCAGGAACTGATGCTCAGAAAGTAAAACAAGAAATTCAAAAAGATATTAGCGAAGGACAAGGTGCAATGACATCCCGTGAGGCTGGAGCAATGCGAGATTAAAAAACCATTCTGTGTTAAATACAAGGTAGAGTTTTTCATCGAAAGATAAAGCCTGTATCGTAGATTACTAATTAATTTTTGATACAGGCTTATTAACGCTCTCTCTTCAACTAACATTCCATTTAACACAAAATTTATAAGTATTAAATGAATAAGATGGAACCGTTGCAATGACAATTTGGTAAGTTGTTCAAAGTCAAATGGATACTTAAACTCTGTCATGGGCTTTTGGTGGAGATTCCAACCAACCTTTATCGATTAAAATATTCACACCATCGTCAACAAATGCTCCGATGTTAACAAGAGTTCTTATATATAACATATTTATATCTCTTCTTGCAGTTACTGCCAGTGAGTTTCCGAATGACCTTATCTTCATTGCGAACATGTCCACTTTATGAAAAAGCATTATTTTGTCAGAAAAAGGAGGGTATGTAGTTGTTGTGACTAAATGTTCTAAGTAGGATGGTGATTGCATGTGTTCAATGTGTAGCTTTTCCTTATACTGTTTCAGTGCTTTATCAGTCATGCTTATACCTCGTTTAAACAAAGCCTTTATCTTTTCATCTTTAACGGTCTGATAAAATCCAAATAACAACGCCTTACTCGTTGTGTTATTTTCGATATTATCCCAAAGATGTATGATTTCTAATGCCTGTAAAGGTCTTACTTCTCCCAAAAAACCATTTAAGTAACTTTGTTTATCAATTTTATCAATTCCTTCTGGTATAGGGAGGCTAGGAGGCTTTGCAATTAACTTTTTTCCCATTAAAACATTATTAATTTGCCCTAAAAAGACTGTCGTACATTGATTACAATAAACAAAAAACTCTCTTACATCCTCTTTCATTATTAAGGGAACTGCTACTGCGTAAATACTAAGACCTGCTTTAGCAGCATATTTTAAATAATGAACATAAAATTCATCTTCGTATAAACGAGGGGCACCAAGGTTTACATCATCTGTAGAAAATCCACTAGGTATTGGGAAATAATCTTTGTTAAAAAAAACCTCTATCCTTTGCGTGAAATCCTTTGCTAAAGCTAACCCATTTTCCAAAAGTCTCTGGATATCTTCATCTTCGCAATGCTGAAGAAAATAACTTAAGATTTGAATGGACATACTATTTCCCATAAAAGCAGCCCAAAGCTTACCCATTTCAAATGACGTTAAAGGTTGATTCTCATCTCCTGTTTTTGCACTTATACTTAGTGATTTCATCACATTCATTGGATTTAATTCTTTATCGGCAGTCATAACTAATCCCCTTTTTTTGCTCTTTTTGTTTAGAGTAACCAAAGGAAAATAATTTAATTCAACACAACTCTAGGAAAGCCAGAGGGACAGGTCCACTGGCTAATTTTCAAAGCTAAAAGGGTAATCGGTTCATTCCTTGTAGAATTAATTTTCCTTCACTTTAATCGGATTGAATTGCAGTATGAGTACAAAACTTGGATAGAAAATTCCGTTCTATACTTTAATGTATACGGTATTACCACTTCATCATATTCGTCCTGCCTAAACCTATAATTTTTCAATCGTAATTATCGTATTACTAATGATTTTGTTTGAAATCTGTTCTTTTAAAAACTGAAAGCAGAGGATGAAATACTCCTCTGCCCTGCAAGCCCATATTATACTCATTCCTCAATAATCACCCCTTCACTCCAAGGGAATTCTTTGAACCTTTGAACTGATTCTTCACAAGAAATGTATTGTTTGTGACTCGATGTATCCTTCAGACCTTATATTCCACCATACCTTCTCTTTCGTTGCTGGTATTCCTCAAGTGCATGCAGAAAGTCCTTTTCTGAAAAATCCGGCCAAAGCACATTGGTAAACCAGAACTCCGTATACGCTAACTGCCAGAGTAGGAAATTGCTCAGACGGTTTTCCCCGCCGGTGCGAATAAGCAGATCAGGGTCTGGATTACCAGCTGTATACAGATAGTCTGAAAACTGTTGTTCATCCAGTTTATCCAATGACAACTTTCCTTCGTTTATATCCGCGAGCATCCCTTTCATGGCATGCATAATCTCGTGTCTGCTTCCATAGTTAAGCGCAAAATTAACCTGAAGACCGTCATTGACACTTGTACGGTCCATTGCATACTGTAAGGTTTCACGTGTATTGACTGGAAGATTTCCCATATCACCAATAACCTTAATGCGTACATTGTTGGATAATAGGTCTGGCAGATAAATATGTAAAAAGTCCTTGGGAAGTCTCAATATAAAATCTATCTCGGGCTGTGGACGTTTCCAGTTTTCCGTGGAAAACGCATAAAGAGTCAGAACCTTCACCTTGCATTTAACTGCTGCCTTAACAATTCTAACGATGGTAGATACCCCTTCTTTATGACCAGCAATTCTGGGCATTCCCCGCTTCCCTGCCCAGCGTCCGTTTCCGTCCATAATGATGGCTATATGAGCCGGTATATTACCTTCCGGATAATGGAAGGTTGTTTCCGATTGTTTATTATTAAAAAAAGGAATTTTCATTGACATTCTCTATCCTCCCGAAATATTTGTAATCTATCCAAATCCCCTCCGCACACCATTCAGCACTGCAGGTAGGGATCATATACAGCATATTGTCAGAATATAATTCAGACGTCCTTATGACTCTTAGAATCTCTTTTTCTTTCATTTTTAAGTTCTTCAATCATGCTGACATGATCCTTTGTCGTCTTCTAAACATCATCCTACAGTTGAAATTGAACTACATCTACCTTCATGAAAATTTTCCCTTAAACTGCTTTAACGTCGCAACTATAAGAAAGCTAACAATCACTAATAAAAGCCATGAGCTCACCTTTCCTAGATGGACAAGACTCCATGCATCGGTTTGGTTTGGATATTCCCATGCTCCGAAAAACGTTGCAATATTTTCAGCAATCCATATAAAAAATCCGATGAGCACAAATGAAAGTGTGAGTGGCATACGATAACGAATTCCATTAACCTCGTATGTGACTCCTGATTGCCAAAAGACGATTAAGACAAGCCCAGATAACCACCAACGGATGTCAATCCAATAATGGTGCGTGAAGAAATTCAAGTAAATTGCAGCAGCAAGAGGTACTACAACTAAAAACGGCGGCCACTTAATAAGTTCAACCTTTAATCTCCTCCATGCCTGACAAAGATAACTCGCCACACTTGCGTACATGAATCCGCTATACAAAGGCACTCCAAGTACTTTGGTATATCCTGCCTCTGGATAAGACCAGGAGCCCATATGCACCTTGAAGAGTTCAAGAGCTAGGCCAATAAGGTGGAACAATGTGATAACTTTTAGTTCATCCTGTGTTTCAAGTCCAGAACGCACCATCCACCACTGCATCAGAAGGCAGATGATCAGCAGCCAGTCATACCGTGGTAGGAAAGGAAGTGGCAAGATTTGTGTCAAAGCCAAAGAGGCAAAAATAACAACAGGAAACACACATGATAGGGCCTGCTCCCAACCAAAACGAACGAGTTGTTTGAATGCTCTCATGATTTGTTTCCATACTAGTATGGTAATATTCATGAGTAGCTCCCCTCTCAAAATTTGGTTCATTGATATAGAGGAAAATGACATCTTACTTTTCCTTTTCGTGTCAAATATACCCATTTTTTTACTACCCTTGAGTGTCTTCATCACTTCTATACTCTAAAATATCTCCAGGCTGGCATTCTAACGCTTTACATATTGCCTCTAAAGTTGAAATCCTGATTGCTTTTGCCTTGCCATTTTTCAATATCGAAAGATTAGCCATTGTGATTCCAACCCTCTCCGAAAGTTCAGTTACGCTCATTTTTCGTTTCGCTAGCATCACATCAATATTTATTATAATCGCCATGTTAATCACCTCAGACCGTTAAATCATTTTCAGATTTTATATCAATTGCTTCTTGTAAAAGTTTTTGAAGAACAGCTGCAAAGACTGCGATAACCATTGAAGCGAAAGGAACAACCAATCCGACGAAGATGACACCTGGAGCGTCATCGATCTCCGCAAAGATATAGAAGATTGGTAAGACCAGGACATGCAAACTACTGATTGTGATAGCACAGTATTTGATCTTCTTTAAAGCTGTTACAGAAATTTGCGAGAAAGCTTTATTTTTGTCAATGTAGCGTAAAAGATTGAAAGCCTGATATAAAGCAAAGTAATAAGGGATCGCCGATGCATAAAAAACGATGGAAACAAGATATTTTATATACGCATACTCCGGCAGCATTTGCCCTGTAACATCCCCTATCTCAGGCACCAAAAAGATGCACAAAGCAAGAACTGGTAATCCTAAAAGAATAACAGATATTTTTAAAAATAAAGTTGACACTAGTTTCATAAAAAGCACCTCACTCATTTATTGTCATTTTGAATTTAACACACTTTTTATCGTTTTACAATAAACTTTTATTTAATTTTATAATATTTTTATTGCGATCTTAAGTTGGTTTTAGACAAAACAAAAAGCATTCCTTATTATAAAAGAAATGCTCTCTGTGGCTTAAAACTATTCAATTAACACATTTTATACAGTAAAGCCTCAAATCTTTGAATTGTGTTCCTTATCTTTATTTATATTCCCAAAAGATATAAAAACTTCCACAACTTGAATAGCGTAAAATGTAGCCACAAAAACTCCTTCTTCCGCTAAAGCCGCCCTTGGTTTGACCTATGTCTTTATCCCATTTAAGTCTGTTACTAATATTTAAAATATATATTTAACCAAATGGTAATAATAGCATGACAGGGAACATTTCCCTTCGTTTAATTGGCTAATTAAATAATAGTTTTTTCTACAATTGTTCTATTTTTTGTTTAATAGGAGGTAATAAATTTGATCTTAACAAATCCTATAAATGTATCCGAAATAGGCTCTCTTTGGCAAACATACCAAGAAAAAACTTTAATCATGAGATTTCTCGAATACTTTATAAAAAAGTCAAATGACCCGCAAGCAAGAAATATTTTGGGAGGATTGTGGCAGGAATTAAACTTTTATGTTAAAGAGATGGAAGAATTATTTTCCGAACAAGGAATGGTTAAACCTATTGGATTTACATCAGCAGATGTTAACTTGAGTGCTCCTAAGTTATACGACAATGGTTTTGATATTATGTTTGTCCGTATTTTAAAGGAAGTAAGCATGGGGCTTTACACCTTAGGTATGAATATGACATATAATAAAAAAGTGATGGCCATTTTTTGAAGGACTAACTACAGTCACTCAAAAAATCTATAAACTTTCAACCTTATATTTACTTGAAAAAGGGATTCTTTCACTGCCACCCAAAGTATCAATGCCTATAAATAATGAATTCATTAAATCTAAAAAGTTTATGGAAGGGTTTAAATTAATTGGCGAAAGAAGAGCTCTTACTGATCTTGAAGTTGGTATGATTCATCATAACCTTGAGACAAATAATATTGGCATGCAACTTATTACAGGTTTTGCACAATGTGCTCAAAACAAAGATGCAAAACAATATTTTTTAAAAGGAAAAGAACTTGCCAAGAAACAAATTAAAATAATGGAAGAAATACTTCGAGAAGATGATGTACAACTTTCCGCGACCTCTGGAGCTACGGTAACCCCATCAACAGTTCCTCCTTTTTCGGACAAGTTAATGATGCATTGTATCTACATACTAAATGGGTTTTCGCTTGTAGGCGGCGGAATGGGTGCATTCTTTAGTTTAAGAAATGATATCGCGATGAAAACCATGCTACTAGCAAAAGATATATACTTCTATGCACAAGAAGGAATTGAGATAAAAATCAAATACGGCTGGTTTGAGCAACCTCCCCAAATGGAGGACCGCCCCCAGATTATAAAGGACAATTAATAAGATCATAAAACAATCATAGATTAAAGTTAATTACATATTACATATAAGGAACTAACTATTAAAAAGCAATGGGACCGAATGTCTTCTCGTTGCTTTAATTGCTCCTTCTATAATGATATGTTGCGTCTTGTTGTGCACAGTGCCAGCTATATTTTCCTTGAGTGTGGTCGTTACTGATGTCTGTAATTTCAATAACATAACTTTTACTTAATTACACATACCGTTTTTTAGAACTATAAATATTTCATTGAACTTGTATGGCAAGATTTGATTCATTGACCTTATGTACCCTTATACAATGTAACTATCAATAAATAATGCTGCCATCGATATTTTTTCCATATCAATGGCAGCATTTTATATTTTGGCTATAATTTTAAAAGTCTATTCATCTCTATCTTATTTCCATACGAAATCTTGCACAAAATCTTCAAATAGCTTAGACCATGCAAACCAGTCATGTGCTCCAAACACAGGATGCTCAACCACATCAACATCCAATTCCTCTAGTTTTTCATTAAAAGTATGAATGTTTTCTTGACTAATAACATTATCATATTCCCCATATCCTAGCATCACTTTTGGAGAATCCAGATTGTCATAATTATCTAAAGCACCAGGTTCAACAAAGCCCTGCCAAACGCCACTAAGTATTCCAAAATAGCCGATTTCTGTAGGATGCTCAGCATATAGGATAGAAGTTAAGTAGCCACCTCTTGATAATCCAGCAAAGGCACGATCCTTGCTTTCTTCTGAAACATTATAATTTTCTTCTACATACGGTAAAACGTTATTAAAGAAATTTCGGTTAATCATTGAGTAATTCCATAGAGTATCCGATATATCTCCTTCTTTGGTGTTCCACGGAGTATCAGATGTATGCAGCACTGATGGTAGTTCAGGATAATCGTTATTGTCAATAGCAACAACTAATGCAGGTTCGGCCTTACCTTCTGCAACTAGATTATCCATAATATTGCCTGCATTTGCTAGTGCGAACCACTCTGTTTCATCTCCACCAGTACCATGGGAAAGATAAATCACTTTATAAGGCTCTTCTCTATTTTTGTCATAGCCATATGGGAGGTAGACGCCTAAGTATTTTTTATCTCCATTGATATCCGTGATTGGAACATAGTTAATTTTTCCAACTTTTGCATCTTTTCTTGGAAGTAAAATTGAATTATCTGTTACCTGCTTGTGCTTATCAAACTGCCCGTAGACAATACTATGTTCTTTAGGATAACGCTCCAGATTGCTTAAAGGTGCTATATTAGCCGGATCTGGAATTGTTATATCGATTGCCTTGTCATTTCCATTAAATGCATATGCCACCTGATATTGGTAGGCAAAAGAACCACTTGGAATTGGCATACTAATTGTCCACAAATCCGTACCTTCAATCCTTGTCATGTTCTCTTCATATCTTGCTGTCTTAGCTGGGA
Protein-coding regions in this window:
- a CDS encoding spore coat protein; its protein translation is MHSIYYKNHNPYHSTDERFGLGGLGSGLGFFPGLGFGRPGFGIGRPFGFGFPFLTGLAAGALLTPRPYYYPYPPYPYPPYPYPYPYPWW
- a CDS encoding DUF3231 family protein, with the protein product MTADKELNPMNVMKSLSISAKTGDENQPLTSFEMGKLWAAFMGNSMSIQILSYFLQHCEDEDIQRLLENGLALAKDFTQRIEVFFNKDYFPIPSGFSTDDVNLGAPRLYEDEFYVHYLKYAAKAGLSIYAVAVPLIMKEDVREFFVYCNQCTTVFLGQINNVLMGKKLIAKPPSLPIPEGIDKIDKQSYLNGFLGEVRPLQALEIIHLWDNIENNTTSKALLFGFYQTVKDEKIKALFKRGISMTDKALKQYKEKLHIEHMQSPSYLEHLVTTTTYPPFSDKIMLFHKVDMFAMKIRSFGNSLAVTARRDINMLYIRTLVNIGAFVDDGVNILIDKGWLESPPKAHDRV
- a CDS encoding isoprenyl transferase — encoded protein: MSMKIPFFNNKQSETTFHYPEGNIPAHIAIIMDGNGRWAGKRGMPRIAGHKEGVSTIVRIVKAAVKCKVKVLTLYAFSTENWKRPQPEIDFILRLPKDFLHIYLPDLLSNNVRIKVIGDMGNLPVNTRETLQYAMDRTSVNDGLQVNFALNYGSRHEIMHAMKGMLADINEGKLSLDKLDEQQFSDYLYTAGNPDPDLLIRTGGENRLSNFLLWQLAYTEFWFTNVLWPDFSEKDFLHALEEYQQRKRRYGGI
- a CDS encoding DUF817 domain-containing protein codes for the protein MRAFKQLVRFGWEQALSCVFPVVIFASLALTQILPLPFLPRYDWLLIICLLMQWWMVRSGLETQDELKVITLFHLIGLALELFKVHMGSWSYPEAGYTKVLGVPLYSGFMYASVASYLCQAWRRLKVELIKWPPFLVVVPLAAAIYLNFFTHHYWIDIRWWLSGLVLIVFWQSGVTYEVNGIRYRMPLTLSFVLIGFFIWIAENIATFFGAWEYPNQTDAWSLVHLGKVSSWLLLVIVSFLIVATLKQFKGKFS
- a CDS encoding helix-turn-helix domain-containing protein, which codes for MAIIINIDVMLAKRKMSVTELSERVGITMANLSILKNGKAKAIRISTLEAICKALECQPGDILEYRSDEDTQG
- a CDS encoding DUF2975 domain-containing protein, coding for MKLVSTLFLKISVILLGLPVLALCIFLVPEIGDVTGQMLPEYAYIKYLVSIVFYASAIPYYFALYQAFNLLRYIDKNKAFSQISVTALKKIKYCAITISSLHVLVLPIFYIFAEIDDAPGVIFVGLVVPFASMVIAVFAAVLQKLLQEAIDIKSENDLTV
- a CDS encoding DUF3231 family protein yields the protein MILTNPINVSEIGSLWQTYQEKTLIMRFLEYFIKKSNDPQARNILGGLWQELNFYVKEMEELFSEQGMVKPIGFTSADVNLSAPKLYDNGFDIMFVRILKEVSMGLYTLGMNMTYNKKVMAIF
- a CDS encoding DUF3231 family protein, translated to MPINNEFIKSKKFMEGFKLIGERRALTDLEVGMIHHNLETNNIGMQLITGFAQCAQNKDAKQYFLKGKELAKKQIKIMEEILREDDVQLSATSGATVTPSTVPPFSDKLMMHCIYILNGFSLVGGGMGAFFSLRNDIAMKTMLLAKDIYFYAQEGIEIKIKYGWFEQPPQMEDRPQIIKDN
- a CDS encoding alpha/beta hydrolase; amino-acid sequence: MKTKNSRILYLILTLILLITAMASPAMAANKNVSGVKEGATVKVDKKSPTGYTATFVYKDSLADYVVFSGDFRFYKPEEKDLNKWYSPYDWEPGMLPAKTARYEENMTRIEGTDLWTISMPIPSGSFAYQYQVAYAFNGNDKAIDITIPDPANIAPLSNLERYPKEHSIVYGQFDKHKQVTDNSILLPRKDAKVGKINYVPITDINGDKKYLGVYLPYGYDKNREEPYKVIYLSHGTGGDETEWFALANAGNIMDNLVAEGKAEPALVVAIDNNDYPELPSVLHTSDTPWNTKEGDISDTLWNYSMINRNFFNNVLPYVEENYNVSEESKDRAFAGLSRGGYLTSILYAEHPTEIGYFGILSGVWQGFVEPGALDNYDNLDSPKVMLGYGEYDNVISQENIHTFNEKLEELDVDVVEHPVFGAHDWFAWSKLFEDFVQDFVWK